From the Hevea brasiliensis isolate MT/VB/25A 57/8 chromosome 15, ASM3005281v1, whole genome shotgun sequence genome, one window contains:
- the LOC131173954 gene encoding uncharacterized protein LOC131173954, with protein MADNKNVISDVIQVMTKITEHKLNGSNYLEWSKTVMVYLRSIDKDDHLTKDPPTDDTRQTWLREDARLFLQLQNLIHSEAFLQNMRLRNLRFSLILRFPLCMKRSHGSFVQRVPNLHSLSVMLLLAIIQMDNRIIEEEEEEVEEELQATEVISVMERLVLIRT; from the exons atggcagacaataagaatgttatttctgatgtgattcaggtgatgactaagatcacggaacataaacttaatggttcgaattacctggagtggagtaagactgttatggtctatttgcgtagcattgataaggatgatcatcttactaaagatccacctacggatgatacacgacaaacttggctaagagaggatgctcggttgtttttgcagcttcagaacttgattcacagtgag gccttccttcagaataTGAGACTgcgaaatctcagattctctctaattctaagatttcctctttgcatgaaacgttcacacgggtccttcgtacagagagtacctaATCTTCACAGTCTGTCAGTAATGCTCTTATTAGCTATAATTCAAATGGACAACAGGAtaatagaagaggaagaagaggaagtagaggaggaattacaggcaacagaagtaatcagcgtaatggagaggttagttctaatcaggacttaa